From Pandoraea norimbergensis, the proteins below share one genomic window:
- a CDS encoding YitT family protein: MKHESGAVSGVMAATDTIGVPHSVLEDIYAMIIGMAFVVVGLVLLKAAGLVTGGVAGIALLASYIFPLPVGTIFTLVNIPFFLFAYFTMGPGFALKSTIASFGITFALAAMPQTLHVAFVNPLFAAFVGGTLCGMGILALARHGAGVGGTGIVTLWLQRRRGINAGISQVCIDATILLVSTATIPLGRVGWSALSAVAMSAMVVAWHRPGRYTGR, encoded by the coding sequence ATGAAACACGAATCGGGCGCCGTATCTGGCGTCATGGCGGCCACCGACACAATCGGCGTGCCGCACTCCGTGCTTGAAGACATCTACGCGATGATCATCGGCATGGCATTTGTGGTGGTCGGTCTGGTGCTGCTCAAGGCTGCCGGGTTAGTCACCGGCGGCGTGGCAGGCATCGCGCTGCTCGCCTCTTATATTTTTCCGCTACCGGTGGGCACCATCTTTACGCTGGTGAACATTCCGTTCTTCCTGTTCGCGTACTTCACGATGGGGCCCGGCTTCGCGCTCAAGTCGACGATCGCGAGCTTCGGCATCACCTTCGCCCTCGCGGCCATGCCGCAGACCCTGCACGTCGCGTTCGTCAATCCGCTGTTTGCCGCGTTTGTCGGCGGCACGCTGTGCGGCATGGGCATCCTCGCGCTGGCACGTCATGGCGCAGGTGTGGGCGGCACCGGCATCGTCACGCTCTGGCTGCAACGCCGGCGCGGCATTAACGCGGGCATCTCGCAGGTGTGCATCGATGCCACGATCCTGCTGGTTTCCACCGCCACGATTCCGCTCGGACGCGTGGGCTGGTCGGCGCTGTCGGCCGTTGCCATGAGCGCCATGGTCGTGGCGTGGCATCGCCCGGGCCGCTATACCGGACGGTAA